The following are encoded in a window of Rubellicoccus peritrichatus genomic DNA:
- a CDS encoding DNA-3-methyladenine glycosylase — protein MSKSLSASWFDRPTLDVARELIGMDLCRRMPDGSILRLTINETEAYDGPEDRACHASKGRTPRNAVMFGPAGHYYVYLCYGVHWLLNIVTGPEDYPAAVLLRGAGEANGPGKLTKRMAISKEQNLHPVAEASGLWVEPNGMVAESDILRTPRIGIDYAGEHWANVPYRFLLK, from the coding sequence ATGAGCAAATCGCTTTCCGCTTCCTGGTTTGACCGTCCCACGCTTGATGTTGCGCGTGAGCTTATCGGTATGGATCTTTGTCGACGCATGCCCGATGGGAGCATCCTGAGGCTGACGATCAATGAGACCGAGGCTTACGATGGCCCGGAAGATCGGGCCTGCCATGCCAGTAAGGGGCGTACGCCCCGCAACGCCGTAATGTTTGGGCCGGCCGGTCACTATTACGTCTATTTGTGTTATGGCGTTCATTGGCTGCTCAATATCGTAACTGGTCCCGAAGACTACCCGGCCGCCGTGCTCCTGCGTGGAGCTGGTGAAGCCAATGGGCCGGGCAAACTGACCAAGCGCATGGCTATCTCCAAGGAGCAGAACTTGCACCCAGTGGCTGAGGCTAGCGGACTCTGGGTCGAACCAAACGGTATGGTTGCGGAGAGCGATATCCTCCGCACGCCGCGTATCGGAATCGACTACGCGGGTGAGCATTGGGCGAATGTGCCCTACCGCTTTTTACTGAAATGA